From the Aphelocoma coerulescens isolate FSJ_1873_10779 chromosome 10, UR_Acoe_1.0, whole genome shotgun sequence genome, one window contains:
- the CCPG1 gene encoding cell cycle progression protein 1 has protein sequence MSENSSDSDSSCGWTVINHEGSDIETVTSENGNTNDNHEFVSEEYVSLQEEEQAIDLQAQCNNDEEIPAVDNTLSGFEQTQTVAEGNKEKIPDDGSCIGTISDDSDIVTLEAPKPEETQSQEEAPADGEAQSPEDFNMGSSSSSQYAFSHVETVFSSQASPDESSSDETSSQSSLTVRKRRPRKHGVSISEPKGGLPAEPEPEPPREEQHKRQFSSGLNRCIILALVIAISMGFGHFYGTVQIQKRQQLVTKTRELKDMKDDLYRCQQERGDQVHHKVGSLKGDLATCLTFTEVEKKSFDSQKKRLAAENQHLRESLEKEEKALASLQEELRKLRQQIRNLEDKGSSTESIVIENQKLREHLEEEKQRNSNFLRQKETLFAEAQMLRRELDKERHVTEALKKELEQLSSRQTPDSATDDDETLRENKEIEILRGRLVELEKKLNFEQQRSDLWEKLYVEAKDQTEKEEINENGQKKGAKGQSKSRKKSKETFFGSVKETFDAMKNSTKEFVRHHKEKIKQAKEAVKENLKKFSDSVKSTFRHFKDTTKNIFDEKEKSSSDKRYEASKKARTFYRDHNSYENLKHMHYRGPHMPKESRNGRKHHFTAFEKDSNSQKCLNDHLCNRKRQFALKGCSGIFECAHQEFIGLFNRVSDPIRVDEFNRLMRKYLQQVVHNFHHWRELENFINKFFHNGLFIHDQMLFTDFVNDVKDYLEDMKEYQSNNEKVFEDLDKYVYGYYFHHDNSPQYGPSRPKRLFTQTENSRHEKQAQKYQHRNKREGKWHKHGRTNGRHMANLEIELGQLPFDPKY, from the exons CTCAGTGCAACAATGATGAAGAGATCCCAGCAGTAGATAATACTCTATCTGGTTTTGAGCAAACTCAGACAGTTGCAGAG ggaaacaaagaaaaaattcctGATGATGGGTCCTGCATTGGAACTATTAGCGATGATTCTGACATTGTTACACTTGAAGCTCCAAAACCAGAAGAAACTCAGAGTCAGGAGGAAGCTCCAGCTGATGGTGAAGCTCAGAGTCCAGAGGATTTTAACATGGGTTCCTCCTCTAGCAGTCAATATGCATTTTCCCATGTGGAAACTG TTTTCTCATCTCAGGCCAGCCCTGATGAGTCCAGCAGTGATGAAACCAGCAGCCAGTCCAGCCTCACAGTGCGTAAACGGCGCCCGAGGAAGCACGGGGTGTCGATCTCCGAGCCCAAGGGGGGGCTGCCGGCGGAGCCCGAGCCGGAGCCgcccagggaggagcagcacaaGCGCCAGTTCAGCAGTGGCCTGAACAGGTGCATCATCCTGGCACTGGTGATTGCCATCAGCATGGGCTTCGGACACTTCTATG GTACAGTGCAGATCCAGAAACGGCAGCAGCTGGTGACAAAGACACGTGAATTAAAAGATATGAAAGATGACCTTTACCGGTGCCAACAAGAGCGTGGAGATCAAGTGCACCACAAAGTGGGG tcACTCAAGGGAGATCTTGCCACATGTTTGACCTTTACTGAGGTGGAGAAGAAATCCTTTGATTCTCAAAAAAAACGTCTTGCTGCAGAAAATCAGCACTTAAGAGAATCTctagagaaggaagaaaaagctttgGCCTCACTTCAGGAAGAATTAAGGAAGCTAAGACAACAAATTAGAAACTTAGAAGATAAAGGTAGTAGCACTGAATCTATTGTAATAGAAAATCAGAAACTAAGGGAGCAtttggaagaagaaaagcaaagaaacagcAATTTTCTCAGGCAAAAGGAAACACTCTTTGCAGAGGCACAGATGTTAAGACGAGAACTGGACAAAGAACGTCATGTTACAGAAGCTCTGAAAAAAGAACTAGAACAGTTAAGTTCTCGTCAAACACCTGACAGTGCTACTGATGATGATGAGACattaagagaaaataaagaaatagaaattcTGCGAGGAAGACTGGTAGAACTAGAAAAAAAGCTAAACTTTGAGCAACAACGCTCTGACTTATGGGAGAAGCTGTATGTTGAAGCAAAAGACcaaactgaaaaagaagaaattaatgaaaatgGACAAAAGAAAGGTGCTAAAGGGCAAAGTAAGAGTAGAAAGAAATCAAAGGAGACGTTTTTTGGTTCAGTTAAAGAAACTTTTGACGCTatgaaaaattccacaaaaGAGTTTGTAAGACACCATAAAGAAAAGATTAAGCAGGCTAAAGAAGCAGTGaaagaaaacttgaaaaaattctctgattctgtaaaGTCTACGTTCAGACACTTCAAAGATACCACAAAAAACATCTTTGATGAAAAGGAGAAGTCATCGAGTGATAAAAGATATGAGGCAAGCAAGAAAGCTCGAACTTTTTACCGAGACCATAACTCCTACGAGAATCTGAAGCACATGCATTACAGGGGACCTCACATGCCAAAAGAAtccagaaatggaagaaaacatCATTTTACAGCATTTGAAAAAGATTCGAATTCCCAGAAATGTCTCAATGATCATTTGTGTAACAGAAAACGTCAGTTTGCCCTAAAGGGCTGCTCTGGTATTTTTGAATGCGCTCATCAAGAATTCATTGGTCTCTTTAATAGAGTTTCGGATCCCATCAGGGTGGATGAATTTAATCGGCTAATGAGAAAGTATTTGCAGCAAGTTGTACATAACTTTCATCATTGGAGAGAACTAGAAAATTTCATCAATAAGTTTTTTCATAATGGATTATTTATACACGACCAGATGCTGTTCACTGATTTTGTTAATGATGTCAAGGATTACCTGGAAGATATGAAGGAATACCAAAGTAATAATGAAAAGGTTTTTGAGGATTTGGACAAATATGTCTACGGATACTACTTCCATCATGATAATTCACCCCAGTATGGACCCAG TCGACCTAAAAGACTTTTTACACAAACTGAAAATTCCAGACACGAAAAACAAGCTCAGAAGTACCAACACCGTAATAAAAGAGAAGGTAAATGGCATAAACATGGTCGCACTAATGGAAGACACATGGCAAATCTTGAAATAGAATTGGGGCAACTACCCTTTGATCCGAAATattaa
- the PIGB gene encoding GPI mannosyltransferase 3, with protein sequence MPVGSAAVLTDTRGARTARGERARTARTRHGLGPRPRPPARYRDRTEVPALSRPPRSRMPRRVEAAAALWERMPEVVRLRKRRSVLYSSAGGAVAQRGAGAAAPAPLLALALALRTLNCFLVQTSFVPDEYWQSLEVAHRMVFNYGYLTWEWTSSLRGYSYPLIFASIYKALQLLAKDNVQLLIWVPRLAQAMLAAFADVKLYSLVQHLENSETAKFVFFCQLCSWFTWYSCTRTLTNTMETILTIFALSYYPIKGSKMGNSCKYLALVALAIVVRPTAVIPWMPLVFSHFLQEQRKADLILQKCIPVGLVTVGTSLIIDRVFFGEWVLVQLNFLKFNVLQNLATFYGSHPWHWYFTQGLPVILGPHLPFFIHGCVLAPRRYRIFLLAVIWTVLVYSTLSHKEFRFIYPVLPFCMIFCGYSLKHLKAWKKFAASFLLLSNLLPALYTGLVHQRGTLDVMSHIQQLCNNPHQSKAFVFILMPCHSTPFYSHVHCPLKMRFLQCPPNLTGNESYVDEADVFYSNPLGWLCKEFDNDTLLPSHLILFSVLEQEISPFLALRGYEKTVTVFHTHVPQGRVGSHIYIYRRKTEMNHP encoded by the exons ATGCCGGTAGGCAGCGCTGCCGTGCTCACGGACACGCGTGGGGCGCGCACAGCACGAGGCGAGCGCGCACGGACGGCGCGGACCCGGCACGGCTTAGGACCGCGCCCCAGGCCTCCGGCTCGCTACAGGGACCGGACGGAAGTGCCGGCGCTGTCCCGCCCCCCGCGGTCGCGCATGCCCCGGCGGGTGGAGGCGGCCGCGGCACTGTGGGAGCGTATGCCGGAGGTGGTGCGCCTCCGCAAGCGGCGGTCGGTGCTGTACAGCTCGGCCGGCGGGGCCGTCGCGCAGCGAGGCGCCG GTGCTGCCGCGCCAGCGCCGCTGCTGGCGCTCGCCCTGGCGCTGCGGACGCTCAATTGCTTCCTCGTTCAGACGAGCTTCGTCCCGGACGAGTACTGGCAATCGCTGGAGGTGGCGCATCGCATGGTCTTCAA TTATGGTTACCTGACTTGGGAATGGACAAGCAGCTTAAGGGGCTACTCGTACCCACTGATCTTTGCAAGCATCTACAAAGCATTACAGCTGCTGGCTAAGGATAATGTTCAGCTGCTG ATCTGGGTCCCTAGGCTTGCACAGGCAATGCTGGCTGCTTTTGCTGATGTGAAGCTTTACTCACTAGTGCAGCACCTTGAAAATTCAGAAACAGCAAAGTTTGTG TTCTTCTGCCAGCTCTGTTCCTGGTTTACATGGTACTCCTGTACCAGAACTCTAACAAACACCATGGAGACTATTCTTACCATTTTTGCTCTTTCCTACTATCCGATAAAAGGTTCCAAGATGGGGAACAG CTGTAAATATTTAGCTTTGGTAGCACTTGCAATTGTTGTTCGTCCCACTGCTGTTATCCCGTGGATGCCTCTGGTCTTCAGTCATTTTTTGCAAGAACAGAGAAAAGCAGACCTTATCCTACAGAAGTGTATTCCAGTTGG ATTGGTCACAGTAGGAACCTCTTTAATAATTGACCGTGTGTTTTTTGGTGAG TGGGTACTGGTTCAGCTGAACTTCTTGAAATTCAACGTGCTGCAGAATTTGGCAACGTTTTACGGCTCTCATCCTTGGCATTGGTACTTCACTCAGGGACTCCCAGTCATCTTGGGTCCCCATCTGCCTTTCTTTATTCATGGCTGTGTGCTGGCACCAAGAAGGTACCGCATCTTTCTACTGGCAGTGATTTGGACTGTGCTGGTGTACAG CACACTGAGCCATAAGGAATTCAGGTTCATCTACCCAGTACTGCCATTCTGCATGATTTTTTGTG GATATTCTTTGAAACACCTGAAAGCATGGAAGAAATTTGCAGCAAGTTTCCTGCTCTTATCCAATTTACTTCCAGCCCTCTACACAGGCTTGGTTCACCAGCGAGGCACTCTGGATGTTATGAGTcacatccagcagctctgcaataACCCTCACCAGTCAAAAGCTTTTGTCTTCATCCTGATGCCGTGCCATTCTACTCCATTTTACAG TCATGTTCACTGTCCTCTAAAAATGAGATTCCTTCAGTGTCCCCCAAACCTAACTGGCAACGAGAGCTACGTTGATGAAGCAGATGTGTTTTATTCTAACCCACTTGGCTGGCTGTGTAAGGAGTTTGACAATGATACGTTATTACCCAGTCACTTGATCCTCTTCAGTGTGCTAGAACAG GAAATATCACCATTTCTAGCTTTAAGGGGCTATGAGAAAACAGTCACTGTCTTTCATACTCATGTACCTCAAGGACGAGTTGGAAGCCACATCTACATCTACAggagaaaaactgaaatgaatCATCCCTGA